A stretch of the Poseidonibacter parvus genome encodes the following:
- a CDS encoding PqqD family protein, with translation MNLNTKVTIPDTLFSQEVDDETIVLDTNTQEYFNFSSLGKVIWDMLLEENTLQEIFDELNEFMEVEKKQLENDILDFVKSLNERNLIKTSD, from the coding sequence ATGAATTTAAACACTAAAGTAACTATACCAGATACACTTTTTTCACAAGAAGTAGATGACGAAACAATAGTTCTTGATACAAACACACAAGAATATTTTAACTTTTCTTCATTAGGAAAGGTTATATGGGATATGCTTTTAGAAGAAAATACACTTCAAGAGATATTTGATGAACTAAATGAGTTTATGGAAGTAGAAAAAAAACAGCTAGAAAATGATATCTTAGATTTTGTAAAATCTTTAAATGAGAGAAATCTTATAAAGACAAGTGATTAG
- a CDS encoding polysaccharide biosynthesis/export family protein codes for MKNSLSRALLISGLLVLFSGCTLKDYKLFQVEKKEETVITKVSKEDYVKEVAYESKIAANDRVSITVYIQSGKGSQQMTSILTSQNTNNTEDVDDIGILVTQKGTVRLPLIGSVKISGLTADEASEKLISLYKLYIRNPYVTTEIKNQRVIVIGEVKNPGVVAVQNGTMNLIEAIAQRGDLTDYASRNNIKIIRGDLRNPDIRNIDLANLTALNDGSMLLKPNDIIYVQPTDLKGYNRAFNDIVPFWNMLSAILDPFTQRKELIQ; via the coding sequence ATGAAGAATTCTTTGTCAAGGGCATTACTTATATCAGGTCTATTAGTATTGTTTAGTGGTTGTACATTAAAAGATTATAAGCTTTTTCAAGTAGAAAAAAAAGAAGAAACTGTAATAACTAAAGTATCAAAAGAAGACTATGTAAAAGAAGTTGCATACGAAAGTAAAATTGCTGCAAATGATAGAGTATCTATTACTGTATATATACAGTCAGGTAAAGGCTCTCAACAAATGACTTCTATACTTACAAGCCAAAATACTAATAATACTGAAGATGTAGATGACATTGGAATATTAGTAACACAAAAAGGAACAGTAAGACTTCCTTTGATAGGTAGTGTTAAGATATCTGGATTAACAGCTGATGAAGCATCCGAAAAGCTTATAAGTTTATATAAACTTTATATAAGAAACCCTTATGTAACAACTGAAATAAAAAACCAAAGAGTTATAGTAATAGGTGAAGTTAAAAATCCTGGTGTTGTAGCTGTACAAAATGGTACAATGAACTTGATTGAAGCAATTGCTCAAAGAGGTGATTTAACTGATTATGCTTCTAGAAATAATATCAAGATTATAAGAGGGGATTTAAGAAATCCAGATATTAGAAATATTGACCTTGCAAATTTAACTGCTTTAAATGACGGTAGTATGCTGTTAAAACCTAATGATATTATATATGTTCAGCCAACAGATTTAAAAGGTTATAATAGAGCCTTTAATGATATTGTTCCTTTCTGGAATATGCTATCAGCAATCCTAGATCCATTTACACAAAGAAAAGAGTTAATACAATAA